The sequence GAACAGTGGAAACATTTCCGAAAACATTCAAACTTACCGCGACCGCAAGTAAGAATAATGGAATGGTAAGAAGTTTGTTGGTAATATCCTGAGCAGGTTTTGCGAGAAGAATCCCGCCAGTCAGGATCAGCATGATCCCGGGAACAAAGGAAGCATTCCCGAATAAATATAAAAATCCCCAGGAAAGATAATGGCCCAACCTTCCGAAAAGGTTAGCCTCCACTCCATTTTCAGCAATGGTAAAAGAACCCAAAGAAAGTGTCAGAAAAATCCCGGTAAAAAGCAAAAGATATGGCAATGCCGCCCGTCCCTTTTCCCAAATCGCTATGTTTTGTCCGACTATTTGGTCCCTTCTATCCATACTCCCTAAGCATCGGCAGAAAACGGAAATCCGAAAAGAGACTTAATTCCGGAAAAAGAGACGCGGAGTGGAAAAAAGGATCATGTTTTTTGGCGCACAGAGACACGGAGCTCACAGAGCTTTGATTGGCTCACTAATCCTAAATTCGCTCCTCCGTGCCTTAGTGCCTCTGTGTGAAAATATCTTTGTGACTCTTTTTACTCTGTGTCCCAGAAATCGGAATGAGTTTTCCGGCCTTCTTTTCATTTTTTACTTGAAAACTTGAATCAACCAGTTAATAGACTAGTGTTTACAATGAACGTAAACATAGAATCGGTTTCTGCCTTCCAGGCAAAGACCCATTTATCGGAACTACTCAAAAAAGTCCAAGCAGGAGAGGTTTTTGTGATCACTCATAGAGGCAAACCCATCGCAAAATTAATCCCCCTTTCAGACGAGATCGAATTCGATCCCAAAGAGGGACTTAGTACTTTAAAAAAGATCAGAGCCAGTATTTCTTCGAAGGTAAATATTAAAGAATTTATCAACGAAGGCCGCAAATGGTAAAACTCTGGGTTTTAGATTGTTCCTTAGCAGCTGCAAGTTTTCTACCGGACGAAAAGTCTCCCAAGGCAGATCAATTTTTACAATCGATAGGTAAGACTGTCCGTGCAGTGGTTCCCAGTCTTTGGTGGTACGAGTTCAATAACGTATTATTAGTTTCAAAAAGAAGAAAAAGAAT is a genomic window of Leptospira neocaledonica containing:
- a CDS encoding type II toxin-antitoxin system Phd/YefM family antitoxin, which gives rise to MNVNIESVSAFQAKTHLSELLKKVQAGEVFVITHRGKPIAKLIPLSDEIEFDPKEGLSTLKKIRASISSKVNIKEFINEGRKW